From one Microbacterium sp. 10M-3C3 genomic stretch:
- a CDS encoding VOC family protein translates to MDWKIELIFVPVSDVDRAKEFYARIGFTIDHDQTPYDGLRFVQATPPGSACSIAFGTNLGHRLQPGQLDAIQVVVPDADRALADLRAAGVDAQGVDEQAWGRFVTFDDPDGNSWTLQQLPARS, encoded by the coding sequence ATGGACTGGAAGATCGAGCTCATCTTCGTGCCGGTCTCCGACGTCGACCGCGCGAAGGAGTTTTACGCGCGCATCGGCTTCACGATCGACCACGATCAGACCCCCTACGACGGGCTGCGGTTCGTGCAGGCGACGCCGCCGGGCTCGGCCTGCTCGATCGCGTTCGGCACGAACCTCGGCCATCGACTGCAGCCAGGTCAGCTCGACGCCATCCAGGTCGTCGTCCCCGACGCCGATCGCGCGCTCGCCGACCTGCGTGCGGCGGGCGTGGACGCCCAGGGCGTGGACGAGCAGGCGTGGGGGCGCTTCGTGACCTTCGACGACCCCGACGGCAACTCCTGGACGCTGCAGCAGCTGCCCGCGCGGTCCTGA